Proteins found in one Leeia speluncae genomic segment:
- a CDS encoding efflux RND transporter periplasmic adaptor subunit: MPIRRASIIKYSIILLVIILAAWWAKRQFFPSNAAPVYTTTTVHYADLEDTVLSSGAIEALEQVSVGAQVSGQLKTLKVSLGDKVKKGELIAEIDSTTQENTLKTAEATLTNTKAQLASKEATLESAEKTALRQQTLAKADATAKTDLETAEANLKIAKADVAAIKASIEEAKVSVDTAKANLGYTRIVAPMDGVVVSVVTKAGQTVNANQTTPTIIKLARLEKVLIKAEISEADVIRVKAGQKVYFTILGLPDRKFYTTIKSVQPGPTSLDSDDSSSSSSSSSSSSSSSSSSSSAIYYNAVLEVPNTEGLFRIDMTTQVNVVLAEAKHTLTIPASALQNKLPDGRYAVEVLQANQQVVEKIIRTGLNNRVNVQVLDGLKDGDKVVLGDSTGAGKSEGSRRGPPMGL, translated from the coding sequence ATGCCAATAAGACGCGCAAGTATTATTAAATATTCCATTATTCTACTCGTCATTATACTGGCTGCTTGGTGGGCGAAACGCCAATTTTTTCCGAGTAATGCAGCGCCCGTTTATACAACCACTACTGTTCACTATGCCGACCTTGAAGATACCGTGCTTTCTTCTGGTGCAATTGAAGCGCTAGAACAAGTTAGTGTGGGTGCTCAAGTATCAGGACAGCTAAAAACGTTGAAAGTTTCCTTGGGTGATAAAGTGAAAAAAGGGGAGTTGATCGCTGAGATTGACTCCACCACCCAAGAAAATACCTTAAAAACCGCTGAAGCTACGTTAACTAACACCAAAGCGCAGTTGGCCTCTAAAGAAGCAACGTTAGAATCCGCAGAAAAAACTGCGTTACGTCAGCAAACCTTAGCCAAAGCAGATGCAACGGCAAAGACAGATCTAGAAACAGCAGAAGCCAATCTAAAAATTGCAAAAGCGGATGTTGCCGCAATTAAAGCTTCGATTGAAGAAGCAAAGGTGAGTGTAGATACCGCAAAAGCGAACCTTGGTTACACCAGAATCGTTGCGCCAATGGATGGCGTGGTGGTTTCGGTAGTCACAAAAGCGGGTCAAACGGTTAACGCGAATCAAACTACGCCAACCATTATTAAGCTAGCGCGTCTTGAAAAAGTATTAATCAAAGCAGAGATTTCAGAAGCCGATGTGATTCGCGTGAAAGCTGGTCAGAAAGTCTATTTCACTATTCTTGGTTTACCAGATCGTAAATTCTATACAACGATTAAGAGTGTTCAACCTGGCCCAACGAGCCTAGATAGTGACGATAGTAGTAGTTCAAGTTCGTCTTCCTCATCAAGTTCTAGCTCAAGCTCGTCTAGTTCTAGCGCTATTTACTATAACGCTGTGTTAGAAGTGCCGAACACAGAAGGCTTGTTCAGAATTGATATGACTACCCAAGTGAATGTGGTGTTAGCAGAGGCAAAGCACACGCTCACCATCCCAGCTTCTGCATTACAAAACAAGTTACCTGATGGCCGTTACGCGGTAGAAGTCTTGCAAGCAAATCAGCAAGTGGTTGAAAAGATTATTCGTACCGGCTTAAACAATCGCGTCAATGTACAAGTGCTTGATGGTCTGAAAGACGGCGACAAAGTTGTGTTGGGCGACTCGACAGGTGCGGGTAAATCTGAGGGATCGCGTCGTGGCCCTCCAATGGGGTTGTAA
- a CDS encoding efflux transporter outer membrane subunit — protein sequence MKIKLKQLVASLILGGLLSGCALPNLPTGTNQSVETPKQWTATTDTQSVKQTEDWWLQYQDSQLNQLMSDMLAANTDLKKAGYTLRTAWLTAGLKAEDETPTVSASLNSQASRDLKTDEISHSHDASLNVSYSLDLWNKLKHTTSAAEWEAKATAEDLQETALSLTNTTAKLYWQIGYLNDLIASQQGLISRNEKLLSISQAKYRAGAVTQVDVADVESSLATANSTLLSLKQQQRTAANSLSLLLGKAPTDSNQSYAWHLPALQVKTIPAGVPADVLQNRPDILASSHRLEASLETVKASRASFLPEITLTGSVGSSSTQLKQVLNNPVGTLGVGVTLPFLQWGELKKNYAISETSYLSVINDYRAVILNAFMEVDNALTARTRYLADQTNLQKNLTASETASRINQNRYQAGQIEMSTWLSSVNSYQTAKDNWLENQYEQLSAEADLWLALGGKVTVRQ from the coding sequence ATGAAAATTAAATTAAAACAATTAGTTGCATCGCTTATTTTAGGTGGTTTGTTAAGTGGGTGTGCGTTGCCTAATCTACCAACCGGTACAAACCAAAGCGTGGAAACACCGAAACAATGGACTGCTACCACTGATACTCAATCGGTAAAACAAACCGAAGACTGGTGGTTGCAATATCAAGATAGCCAGTTAAACCAACTGATGTCCGATATGTTGGCTGCCAATACAGACTTGAAGAAGGCTGGTTATACCTTACGCACTGCTTGGTTAACTGCTGGGCTAAAAGCTGAAGATGAAACACCAACAGTGAGTGCTAGTTTGAATAGCCAAGCTAGCAGAGATTTAAAAACCGATGAAATTTCTCATTCACATGATGCGAGTTTGAATGTGAGTTACAGCCTTGATCTGTGGAATAAGCTTAAACACACTACCAGTGCTGCAGAGTGGGAGGCCAAAGCCACTGCTGAAGACTTGCAAGAAACGGCATTAAGCTTAACGAATACAACTGCCAAACTCTATTGGCAGATTGGATACCTGAACGATTTAATCGCTTCACAACAAGGGCTAATCAGCCGAAATGAAAAACTGCTGTCTATTAGCCAAGCAAAATACCGCGCTGGTGCTGTGACACAAGTCGATGTGGCAGATGTAGAAAGCAGCTTGGCGACGGCCAATAGCACGCTACTGTCTTTAAAACAGCAGCAAAGAACAGCCGCAAATTCTTTGTCTTTACTACTAGGTAAAGCGCCAACGGATAGTAATCAATCTTACGCATGGCATTTACCCGCTTTACAAGTAAAGACGATTCCAGCCGGCGTACCTGCCGATGTTCTACAAAATCGTCCTGATATTTTGGCATCTAGTCATCGTTTAGAAGCGTCTTTAGAAACGGTGAAGGCTTCTCGTGCCTCTTTTTTACCTGAAATTACCTTAACCGGCAGTGTAGGTTCATCTAGCACTCAGCTAAAGCAAGTGTTGAATAATCCGGTTGGCACGCTAGGGGTAGGGGTAACGTTACCATTTTTGCAGTGGGGCGAATTGAAAAAGAACTATGCGATTAGTGAAACCAGCTATTTAAGTGTGATTAATGATTATCGGGCAGTCATTCTCAATGCCTTTATGGAAGTAGATAACGCATTAACCGCCAGAACTCGTTATTTGGCTGATCAAACCAACTTGCAAAAGAACCTTACGGCTTCTGAGACTGCTAGCCGTATTAACCAAAACCGATACCAAGCCGGACAAATTGAAATGTCTACATGGTTGTCATCTGTTAATTCTTACCAAACCGCAAAAGATAATTGGTTGGAAAACCAATATGAACAGCTATCTGCAGAGGCAGATCTTTGGTTGGCATTGGGCGGCAAAGTAACGGTGCGGCAATAA
- a CDS encoding ABC transporter permease → MFGWRLFWRDLNKNRLMVFTLLVAVCAMATIQFVSARLSAIVETQSSVLLGGDALVSGDKALPSSLQNKAHEMGLKTANGWLFPTMAQTEKDAMLVSAKAVESSYPLRGELTVLLANGNTVAARAPAKGSVWVDKAILDRLNLKLGQRIYVGDAALSIAGQLIKEPDARFNFNSLSPRLMLSAADLQTSGLVQDQSRISYVLMVAGESPAMKVWSSWAKLHLPQGARVEDATNTRGDLKPVMDNAQRFLKMAEVLAVVLALSAGMLSATQYVNRHIRVWAVLRTQGMTAAQLTRLYLAQFIGIGFVASVLGVVFSLGLQQLVISRIASLLMMELPALPVSVVLQSLIAGLCLILVVALPAIWQLRNFTVIQLLRLDAPVSIWSGGLLLGGGLLAIIAYSILHNVWITFALLAGLILWCALVGGLVWVIAKWILKLSNPSAFTLRMAMNSLLRQPALVAIQAGAISLGLIAILLVSLTATRLVGNWESKIPSDAPNRFVINLQSDQLDRFKNAFQSEHITAPTAYPMIRGRLQMINQHVVKPTDYVDQQTRRLATREFNLSWMLETPKGNKIVAGKAFDETTRNSWSVEQGIAEKLGVQVGDTLTYDIAGTKVTGKVANIRKLDWTSFQVNFFVIASPDMLAEQMTSYVSSFYLAPEHRNVELTLLKQMPNLTVIDVSRLLAQAKSIMDQLSAALQFILGFSIISGALVLWSALAMGIQKRQKQVAILKGVGGTQGMIARLFLWEYLVLGGVTSLIAVLGNEAFAAFVNVKWLEVPYQPSSLSWTLIPVITLAILLVVMPLLLRLLKLRPAVVFRNS, encoded by the coding sequence ATGTTTGGATGGCGTTTATTTTGGCGAGATTTAAATAAAAATCGCCTGATGGTGTTTACCTTGCTGGTTGCGGTTTGCGCAATGGCAACGATTCAATTTGTGTCAGCGAGACTAAGTGCAATTGTTGAAACACAATCTAGCGTGCTCTTAGGTGGAGATGCCTTAGTCAGTGGTGACAAAGCACTTCCTTCGTCACTTCAAAATAAAGCCCATGAAATGGGGTTAAAGACAGCCAATGGCTGGTTGTTTCCAACAATGGCACAGACTGAAAAAGATGCCATGTTAGTGAGTGCAAAAGCGGTAGAAAGTAGTTACCCCTTACGCGGAGAGTTAACTGTTCTATTGGCTAATGGAAATACGGTAGCCGCTCGTGCCCCTGCAAAAGGGTCTGTGTGGGTAGATAAAGCAATTCTAGATCGACTCAACCTAAAATTAGGTCAGCGCATTTATGTTGGAGATGCCGCGTTAAGCATTGCAGGGCAATTAATTAAGGAGCCTGATGCGCGGTTTAATTTTAATTCTTTGTCACCTCGCTTGATGCTTTCAGCCGCCGATTTACAGACCTCAGGTTTAGTGCAGGATCAAAGCCGTATTAGCTATGTATTGATGGTGGCAGGTGAGTCACCTGCAATGAAGGTCTGGAGTAGTTGGGCTAAGTTACATTTGCCACAAGGGGCGAGAGTCGAAGATGCGACCAATACCCGTGGCGATTTAAAACCTGTGATGGATAATGCGCAACGCTTTTTAAAAATGGCGGAAGTACTAGCAGTGGTGCTAGCACTATCAGCAGGGATGTTATCTGCAACGCAGTATGTGAATCGTCACATTAGGGTGTGGGCCGTATTGCGTACACAAGGCATGACTGCAGCTCAACTAACTAGGTTGTATTTAGCCCAGTTTATTGGCATTGGCTTTGTGGCTTCTGTTTTGGGTGTTGTTTTTTCTTTGGGTTTACAGCAATTAGTGATTTCCAGAATCGCCTCATTATTGATGATGGAGTTACCCGCTTTACCGGTTTCGGTTGTCTTGCAATCTCTAATTGCTGGCCTGTGTTTAATCTTAGTAGTGGCATTACCTGCTATCTGGCAGTTAAGAAACTTTACGGTGATTCAACTTTTAAGGCTCGACGCCCCCGTTTCCATTTGGAGTGGTGGTTTGCTTTTGGGCGGCGGATTATTAGCGATCATTGCGTATAGCATTTTGCATAATGTATGGATTACATTTGCCTTACTTGCCGGTTTAATCTTGTGGTGCGCGCTGGTCGGTGGGTTAGTTTGGGTGATAGCAAAATGGATATTGAAACTATCCAATCCATCCGCATTCACCTTACGTATGGCGATGAATAGTCTCTTACGCCAACCAGCCTTGGTTGCTATTCAAGCGGGGGCAATTAGTTTAGGGCTGATTGCCATCTTGTTAGTCAGCCTAACGGCGACGCGGTTAGTGGGAAACTGGGAAAGCAAAATTCCTTCTGATGCACCTAATCGATTTGTGATTAACCTTCAGTCCGATCAACTAGATCGTTTTAAGAATGCCTTCCAATCTGAACATATCACTGCGCCTACTGCCTATCCCATGATTCGTGGTCGGCTTCAGATGATTAATCAGCATGTCGTAAAGCCTACTGACTATGTTGACCAGCAAACGCGGCGCTTAGCAACTAGAGAGTTTAACCTTTCATGGATGTTAGAAACACCAAAAGGCAATAAGATCGTTGCGGGTAAAGCGTTTGATGAAACAACCCGCAATAGTTGGTCTGTGGAACAGGGAATCGCTGAAAAGCTAGGGGTTCAGGTTGGTGATACGCTGACTTATGATATTGCAGGCACAAAGGTTACAGGTAAAGTCGCGAACATTCGAAAATTGGATTGGACGTCTTTTCAGGTGAACTTCTTTGTGATTGCTAGCCCTGATATGTTGGCTGAGCAAATGACGAGTTATGTCAGTAGTTTTTACTTAGCTCCAGAGCACAGAAACGTGGAATTGACGCTACTAAAACAAATGCCAAATTTAACTGTCATTGATGTGAGCCGATTGCTAGCGCAAGCGAAGAGCATCATGGATCAATTAAGTGCTGCACTACAGTTTATCTTAGGCTTTAGCATTATTAGTGGGGCGCTGGTGCTGTGGTCTGCTTTGGCAATGGGTATACAGAAGCGTCAGAAGCAAGTCGCTATTCTAAAAGGTGTTGGTGGTACGCAGGGTATGATTGCGAGGCTTTTCTTGTGGGAATACCTTGTGCTTGGAGGGGTGACTTCATTGATTGCAGTGTTAGGAAATGAAGCGTTTGCCGCTTTTGTAAACGTGAAATGGTTGGAAGTGCCGTATCAACCGTCATCTTTGAGTTGGACATTGATTCCCGTGATTACTCTCGCGATTTTGCTGGTGGTCATGCCGCTATTACTCAGATTATTAAAGCTAAGACCTGCTGTGGTGTTTAGAAATAGTTAA
- a CDS encoding GNAT family N-acetyltransferase, translating to MYKIIPAKPEHAKQIVSYVGITCYWKEFVEGNDLGQSFEEFMLQWYVNPRLEDTKVLVKEGDEARIYGCVIAATLDRLGEMPDYTPHLHPRVMEVFGNWFQYPVSDSVVLELFALDPALRGQGYGGRLYQVVEELAASTGKECIAAFVWSCFPDSLVTLTRRCLMVRGCINFPSPVDIPLLYLEKRPEYTATKDYFQSKPYQATTNMLLS from the coding sequence ATGTACAAAATCATTCCTGCGAAGCCAGAACATGCAAAGCAAATTGTTTCTTATGTAGGCATTACCTGTTATTGGAAAGAGTTTGTCGAAGGAAACGATTTAGGGCAATCCTTCGAAGAGTTTATGCTTCAGTGGTATGTGAATCCACGATTAGAAGATACGAAAGTCTTGGTCAAAGAAGGGGATGAAGCGCGCATCTATGGCTGCGTGATTGCTGCAACCTTGGATCGTTTAGGAGAAATGCCGGATTACACCCCGCATTTGCATCCACGGGTAATGGAAGTATTTGGAAACTGGTTTCAATATCCAGTTAGCGACAGCGTCGTACTAGAACTATTTGCACTAGATCCTGCACTGCGAGGTCAAGGCTATGGTGGCAGACTGTATCAAGTAGTGGAAGAACTAGCAGCTTCTACCGGCAAAGAGTGTATTGCCGCATTTGTATGGTCTTGCTTCCCAGACTCCTTAGTTACCCTAACACGCAGATGCCTCATGGTACGCGGGTGTATTAACTTCCCTAGCCCAGTAGATATCCCACTGCTCTATCTAGAAAAACGCCCAGAATACACGGCGACCAAAGATTATTTTCAATCTAAGCCGTATCAAGCAACCACCAACATGCTGCTTTCTTAA
- a CDS encoding EF-hand domain-containing protein, which produces MVSSISNSWSSSQLISNVFSNLDTANKGYLEKSDLETAFSNILSNSSSTSSSDTSSIDDLFSQLDSDSDGKVTESELSSGLDSLSSALDSSFNSMRMQAGGMPPPPPPSGSQGSEEEDQGFTQDELTAMASDSNTDSKMASTFSNIASNFSAADTNGDGRVTRDEAMAYEQQNQSSTSSTSATSSTDSTSSTSSTTSSQQAMMRQLMELMRTYGTSSAETASSSTASSLISALA; this is translated from the coding sequence ATGGTTAGTAGTATCAGTAATAGCTGGTCCTCCTCTCAATTGATCAGTAATGTGTTCTCTAATCTAGATACCGCAAACAAAGGGTATCTGGAGAAATCTGATCTGGAGACCGCGTTTAGCAATATTTTATCTAACTCTAGTAGCACTAGTTCATCTGATACATCGAGTATTGATGACCTATTTAGCCAACTAGATAGCGATAGCGACGGCAAGGTAACTGAGTCTGAATTAAGCTCGGGCTTAGATAGTTTGTCTTCTGCGTTAGATAGTTCATTCAATTCAATGCGTATGCAAGCAGGTGGTATGCCTCCACCACCGCCGCCAAGTGGTTCACAAGGTAGCGAGGAAGAGGATCAAGGGTTTACCCAAGATGAACTGACCGCGATGGCATCGGATAGCAATACCGATAGCAAAATGGCTTCTACGTTTAGCAACATTGCTAGCAACTTCAGTGCAGCGGATACCAACGGCGATGGCCGTGTAACCCGTGATGAAGCCATGGCGTATGAGCAGCAAAATCAATCTAGTACTTCCAGCACCAGCGCAACTAGTTCGACAGATAGCACGAGTTCTACTTCAAGCACCACATCTAGCCAACAAGCCATGATGCGTCAATTGATGGAATTAATGCGTACTTACGGAACTAGTTCAGCTGAAACAGCAAGCAGCTCAACCGCTAGTTCGCTGATCTCTGCATTGGCCTGA
- a CDS encoding response regulator transcription factor gives MLHILLIDDDVSLSGMLGEYLEGEGFQISIRNSGQAGLDTLKSESIDLVVLDIMMPAMDGMTVLRHIRQQSEVPVIMLTARGDNIDRVVGLEMGADDYLSKPCYPRELSARIKAILRRSSSKSSTDDESNLSLGYLSLEQEKRIASWKKQPIELTATEFNLLGALLIADGNVVSKSDLSESALGKPMGPYDRSIDVHISHLRQKLSLLPDFNLQISTVRGIGYRLST, from the coding sequence ATTTTGCACATTCTGCTAATTGATGATGATGTATCGCTATCTGGCATGCTCGGAGAATATTTAGAAGGCGAAGGCTTTCAGATCAGTATTCGTAATAGTGGCCAAGCAGGTCTAGATACTTTGAAATCGGAATCCATCGATTTAGTGGTGCTCGACATCATGATGCCTGCAATGGATGGCATGACGGTACTACGCCACATCCGCCAACAAAGCGAAGTGCCTGTTATTATGTTAACAGCACGCGGAGATAATATTGATAGAGTAGTTGGCTTAGAAATGGGCGCAGATGACTACCTATCTAAACCGTGCTACCCAAGAGAGTTATCCGCCCGAATCAAGGCCATCTTGAGAAGATCTTCCTCTAAATCCAGCACGGATGATGAATCGAATCTTTCTTTAGGGTATTTATCTTTAGAACAAGAAAAACGAATTGCCTCTTGGAAAAAGCAACCAATCGAACTCACCGCAACGGAATTCAATCTACTCGGCGCCTTGCTAATTGCAGACGGCAATGTCGTTTCCAAATCTGATTTATCAGAATCTGCGCTTGGAAAACCAATGGGGCCATACGATAGAAGCATTGATGTTCATATTAGCCACCTGCGCCAAAAATTAAGTCTACTACCAGACTTCAATTTACAAATCAGTACCGTTCGCGGTATTGGTTATCGTTTATCTACTTAA
- a CDS encoding response regulator transcription factor, whose translation MKILLIDDDVRLVEMLQEYLEQEGFQVDSANNGEEGLGKFQAFQPDMVVLDVMMPVLNGIETLRKLRTFSQTPVIMLTAKDEPLDRVIGLELGADDYVPKPCMPRELVARVRAIARRVKTGNTPDEVDVIEVGPLAVWPGKRQVTWNEQDVQLTSTEFNILEVLAKHAGHPVSKEVLSENGLGRPLARYDRSIDVHLSSIRQKLGVLPDGRSCIQTVFRLGYQLIKV comes from the coding sequence ATGAAAATTCTATTAATTGATGATGATGTAAGACTAGTTGAAATGCTACAAGAGTACTTGGAGCAAGAAGGTTTCCAAGTAGATAGCGCAAACAATGGCGAAGAAGGCTTAGGCAAGTTCCAAGCTTTTCAACCGGATATGGTGGTATTAGATGTGATGATGCCTGTGCTAAATGGGATTGAGACGCTACGTAAACTCAGAACCTTTAGCCAGACGCCCGTTATCATGCTAACGGCCAAAGATGAGCCACTAGATCGTGTCATTGGTCTAGAACTTGGTGCAGATGATTATGTGCCAAAACCATGCATGCCGCGTGAGTTAGTTGCCCGTGTTCGCGCTATTGCTCGTCGTGTGAAAACAGGTAACACGCCAGATGAAGTGGATGTGATTGAGGTTGGGCCGCTAGCAGTGTGGCCAGGCAAGCGACAAGTGACTTGGAATGAGCAAGACGTTCAGCTAACCAGTACCGAATTTAACATTTTAGAAGTGCTTGCCAAGCATGCTGGTCACCCAGTGTCTAAAGAAGTGTTATCTGAAAATGGCTTAGGACGCCCATTAGCCCGTTATGACCGCAGTATTGATGTACACTTGAGCAGCATCCGCCAAAAGCTAGGTGTGCTGCCAGACGGCCGTTCATGCATTCAGACTGTATTCCGTCTTGGTTACCAATTAATTAAAGTTTAA
- a CDS encoding MacB family efflux pump subunit, producing the protein MTQPLIELKNVTRRYQAGDEEIAVLKSVNLSIQAGEMVAIVGASGSGKSTLMNIIGCLDQATEGEYRINGRDTREMQPDDLAALRREHFGFIFQRYHLLGDLDAVGNVEIPAIYAGIAKGDRATRAKALLERLGLGNRQGNRPGQLSGGQQQRVSIARALMNGGDVILADEPTGALDSQSGKEVMEILKTLHQQGHTIILVTHDMSVASHADRRIEIQDGCIINDTQATNTIAAKSDKQESIKAAKWSAWLDRFREAMHMSVKAMLAHRLRTFLTMLGIIIGIASVVSVVALGEGSRQRILKQISSMGTNTIDVFPGSDFGDERSGKVQTLVPADAEALAEQPFVDSVTPSVSTSASTRYRDISVSTTINGVGNGYFRVRGLNFAQGNSFDKTDEADLAQSAVIDDNTYKKLFGGQGNVIGQTILVGSVPARIIGVTEKKDSGFGNNSSLNIWLPYTTVMGRMTGGNYLKSLTVRVKDSVSTSAAEDGIVKLMTLRHGRKDFFIFNTDTIRQTIEQTTQTMTLLVSMIAVISLVVGGIGVMNIMLVSVTERTKEIGVRMAIGARQSDIMQQFLIEAVLVCLIGGCLGVGAALGIGFIFDQFSSSFTMVYSTTSMVSAFACSTLIGVVFGYLPAKNAAKLNPVDALSRD; encoded by the coding sequence ATGACTCAGCCTTTAATTGAACTCAAAAATGTCACCCGCCGTTATCAGGCGGGGGACGAAGAAATTGCGGTGCTGAAATCGGTAAACCTTTCGATTCAAGCTGGCGAAATGGTAGCGATTGTTGGTGCCTCTGGTTCTGGTAAGTCTACCTTAATGAATATTATTGGTTGCTTGGATCAAGCCACCGAAGGTGAATACCGTATCAATGGCCGTGACACCCGGGAAATGCAGCCAGATGATTTGGCCGCATTACGTCGTGAGCACTTTGGTTTTATTTTTCAGCGTTATCACTTGCTTGGCGATTTAGATGCAGTAGGTAACGTTGAAATTCCAGCGATTTATGCAGGAATTGCGAAAGGTGATCGTGCGACTAGAGCAAAGGCGCTATTAGAACGCTTGGGCTTGGGAAATCGTCAAGGAAATCGGCCTGGGCAACTATCTGGCGGCCAGCAGCAACGGGTGAGTATTGCGCGTGCCTTGATGAATGGCGGCGATGTGATCTTGGCCGATGAGCCAACTGGCGCGCTAGATTCGCAAAGCGGTAAAGAAGTGATGGAAATTTTAAAGACCCTGCACCAGCAAGGCCATACCATCATTTTAGTGACTCATGATATGTCGGTTGCGAGCCATGCTGATCGTCGTATTGAGATTCAAGATGGCTGCATTATTAATGATACCCAAGCGACAAATACAATTGCGGCAAAGTCTGATAAGCAGGAGAGCATCAAAGCCGCGAAATGGTCTGCTTGGTTAGATAGATTCCGTGAAGCGATGCATATGTCTGTTAAAGCGATGTTAGCACATCGTCTACGGACATTTTTAACCATGCTTGGCATTATTATTGGGATTGCGTCTGTCGTATCTGTTGTCGCGCTTGGTGAAGGCTCTCGCCAACGCATTCTTAAACAGATTAGCTCGATGGGAACTAACACCATTGATGTGTTCCCTGGTTCAGATTTTGGTGACGAGCGTTCGGGCAAGGTACAAACCCTAGTACCTGCAGATGCTGAAGCGTTAGCTGAACAACCATTTGTCGATAGCGTCACCCCTTCCGTTTCTACGAGTGCATCGACTCGGTATCGCGATATTTCTGTTTCTACCACTATTAACGGGGTTGGTAATGGTTACTTCCGCGTACGTGGATTGAATTTTGCCCAAGGTAATAGTTTTGATAAGACCGATGAAGCGGATTTAGCACAATCAGCAGTGATTGATGACAACACCTATAAAAAGCTCTTTGGCGGCCAAGGCAATGTAATTGGACAAACCATTTTAGTTGGCAGTGTGCCTGCCAGAATTATTGGCGTAACCGAAAAGAAAGACAGTGGGTTTGGTAACAATAGCTCACTCAATATCTGGTTGCCTTACACCACCGTGATGGGGCGGATGACTGGTGGTAACTATCTAAAAAGCTTAACCGTTCGAGTGAAAGACTCTGTCTCTACGTCTGCCGCGGAAGATGGCATCGTGAAGTTAATGACACTTCGTCATGGTCGCAAAGACTTCTTCATTTTTAACACAGACACGATTCGCCAAACCATTGAGCAAACCACACAAACCATGACATTGCTGGTCTCGATGATTGCGGTGATTTCACTGGTTGTCGGTGGGATTGGTGTGATGAACATCATGCTGGTTTCTGTGACGGAACGAACCAAAGAAATTGGCGTGCGGATGGCGATTGGTGCAAGACAAAGCGACATCATGCAGCAGTTTTTAATTGAAGCTGTGTTGGTGTGCTTAATTGGAGGGTGTTTAGGGGTCGGTGCCGCACTAGGAATTGGATTTATCTTCGATCAATTCTCTAGCAGTTTCACGATGGTCTATTCGACTACTTCGATGGTTTCTGCTTTTGCGTGCTCCACATTAATTGGGGTGGTGTTTGGGTATCTACCGGCAAAAAATGCCGCGAAGCTAAATCCAGTTGATGCACTCTCAAGAGATTAA
- a CDS encoding cupin domain-containing protein, with product MKEHIFLHREANPTPIVDRPWAGTVAEGEPHTLTNNGYSSADGTLHMGVWESSVGVWKVDYKVWEYCNFLEGHCILTPENGEPIHLKAGDVFIIEPGFKGRWEVVEKVKKYYVIKL from the coding sequence ATGAAAGAGCATATTTTTCTTCATCGCGAAGCAAATCCTACTCCAATCGTTGATCGTCCTTGGGCGGGTACTGTGGCAGAAGGCGAGCCACACACACTAACCAATAATGGGTACTCTTCTGCTGATGGTACTTTACACATGGGCGTGTGGGAATCTTCTGTTGGCGTATGGAAAGTAGACTACAAGGTTTGGGAATATTGTAACTTTCTGGAAGGCCATTGCATTCTAACGCCAGAAAATGGCGAGCCAATTCACCTAAAAGCAGGGGATGTATTTATTATCGAACCAGGGTTCAAAGGCCGTTGGGAAGTGGTAGAGAAAGTGAAGAAGTATTACGTGATTAAGTTGTAA